A genomic region of Friedmanniella luteola contains the following coding sequences:
- the rhaI gene encoding L-rhamnose isomerase, whose amino-acid sequence MAFADIADQLAGQAIELPSWAFGNSGTRFRVFGTPGTPRTVQEKIADAAKVHELTGLAPTVALHIPWDQVDDYAALGRFAGDHGLRLGTVNSNTFQDDLYKFGSLTHTDEAVRRKAVEHHFECIEIMHQTGSQDLKIWLADGTNYPGQGDLRGRQDRLAESLQTIYDRLGDGQRLVLEYKFFEPAFYHTDVPDWGTSYAHVSALGERAMVCLDTGHHAPGTNIEFIVAQLLRLGKLGSFDFNSRFYADDDLIVGAADPFQLFRILHEVVRGGGFGPDSPVAFMLDQCHNVEDKIPGQIRSVLNVQEMTARALLVDRAALATAQEAGDVLGANGILMDAFYTDVRPDLAAWRESRGLPADPMRSYAESGHQQRLAAERVGGAQSGWGA is encoded by the coding sequence GTGGCATTCGCCGACATCGCCGACCAGCTGGCCGGCCAGGCCATCGAGCTCCCGTCCTGGGCCTTCGGCAACTCCGGGACCCGCTTCCGGGTGTTCGGCACCCCCGGCACCCCCCGCACCGTGCAGGAGAAGATCGCCGACGCCGCCAAGGTGCACGAGCTGACGGGGCTCGCGCCGACGGTGGCGCTGCACATCCCCTGGGACCAGGTCGACGACTACGCCGCCCTCGGACGCTTCGCGGGCGACCACGGGCTCCGGCTGGGGACCGTCAACTCCAACACCTTCCAGGACGACCTGTACAAGTTCGGCAGCCTGACCCACACCGACGAGGCCGTCCGGCGCAAGGCCGTGGAGCACCACTTCGAGTGCATCGAGATCATGCACCAGACGGGTTCGCAGGACCTCAAGATCTGGCTGGCGGACGGCACCAACTACCCGGGCCAGGGCGACCTCCGGGGCCGCCAGGACCGGCTGGCCGAGAGCCTGCAGACCATCTACGACCGCCTCGGCGACGGGCAGCGGCTGGTGCTGGAGTACAAGTTCTTCGAGCCGGCGTTCTACCACACCGACGTCCCGGACTGGGGCACCTCCTACGCCCACGTGAGCGCTCTGGGCGAGCGGGCGATGGTCTGCCTCGACACCGGCCACCACGCGCCCGGCACGAACATCGAGTTCATCGTCGCCCAGCTGCTGCGGCTCGGGAAGCTCGGCTCGTTCGACTTCAACTCCCGGTTCTACGCCGACGACGACCTGATCGTCGGCGCCGCCGACCCGTTCCAGCTGTTCCGGATCCTCCACGAGGTGGTCCGCGGCGGCGGCTTCGGCCCGGACTCCCCGGTGGCCTTCATGCTCGACCAGTGCCACAACGTCGAGGACAAGATCCCCGGCCAGATCCGCTCGGTGCTCAACGTCCAGGAGATGACGGCGCGCGCCCTGCTCGTCGACCGCGCGGCGCTGGCCACGGCCCAGGAGGCCGGGGACGTCCTGGGCGCCAACGGGATCCTGATGGACGCCTTCTACACCGACGTCCGGCCCGACCTCGCCGCCTGGCGGGAGAGCCGGGGGCTCCCCGCCGACCCCATGCGCAGCTACGCCGAGTCCGGCCACCAGCAGCGGCTCGCCGCCGAGCGCGTGGGCGGCGCCCAGTCGGGCTGGGGCGCGTGA
- a CDS encoding alpha-L-rhamnosidase, translating to MTDWSAALIVPDQDFAGAPLLRREFALEAGHGDVASATLHASAHGVFEAFLNGQPVADEVLSPGWSAYEWRLRYRSYDVTALLRPTSVLGFALGNGWWGGRLGWNGGRGYYGSDLGVVAQLEITFADGHVQRVLSDGSWTAGPSAVLANDLYDGQTIDGRRVSDAWLAPGFTGEGWTGVHAGELDLGTLTPYIGPPVRRQAELAPVSTWTAPSGRTLVDFGQNLVGWVRVRVSGPAGTEVTLRHAEVLEHDELGVRPLRSAQATDRFVLSGGDDVFEPTFTFHGFRYAEVDGWPGEPAEGDLTAVVVSSDLERIGQFACSDDLLNQLHSNAVWGTVGNFLDVPTDCPQRDERLGWTGDIAAFTPSAAFLFDVEPFLRDWLRDLAAEQQAADGMVAFVIPDVLKYVTKDDAQATSFPAPDSTAVWSDAAVWVPWALWQAYGDRQVLVDQFDSMAAHVRRVETLTSPTGLWDTGFQFGDWLDPTAPPENPILAKADHGVVATACLFRSATIVAETAALLGRAEDQAHFTEVAARTRAAFAEHYVGADGHITSDAVTVYALAIVFGLVEGEQRRLAGERLVELVDEGGYRILTGFAGTPFVTDALTTTGHLDDAYRLLLQQECPSWLYPVTMGATTIWERWDSMLPDGSINPGQMTSFNHYALGAVVDWMHRTLGGLAPLEPGYAKVLVAPQPGGGITWARTALQTRHGRVAVSWSTEGPDGFSLDVELPEGVSGLVRLPDGTEREIGAGEHHLAGEPATA from the coding sequence ATGACCGACTGGTCCGCCGCCCTCATCGTGCCCGATCAGGACTTCGCCGGGGCGCCCCTGCTCCGCCGGGAGTTCGCGCTGGAGGCCGGCCACGGCGACGTCGCCTCGGCCACCCTGCACGCGAGCGCCCACGGTGTCTTCGAGGCCTTCCTCAACGGGCAGCCGGTCGCCGACGAGGTGCTCAGCCCCGGCTGGAGCGCCTACGAGTGGCGGCTCCGGTACCGCAGCTACGACGTGACCGCGCTGCTGCGCCCGACGTCGGTGCTCGGCTTCGCGCTGGGCAACGGCTGGTGGGGCGGCCGCCTCGGCTGGAACGGCGGCCGGGGCTACTACGGCTCCGACCTCGGCGTCGTCGCGCAGCTCGAGATCACCTTCGCCGACGGCCACGTCCAGCGCGTCCTGAGCGACGGCTCCTGGACGGCCGGCCCCTCGGCCGTGCTCGCCAACGACCTGTACGACGGCCAGACGATCGACGGCCGGCGGGTGTCGGACGCCTGGTTGGCGCCCGGCTTCACCGGGGAGGGCTGGACGGGCGTCCACGCCGGCGAGCTCGACCTCGGCACCCTCACGCCCTACATCGGCCCGCCCGTGCGCCGGCAGGCCGAGCTCGCCCCGGTGAGCACCTGGACCGCGCCTTCCGGCCGCACGCTGGTGGACTTCGGCCAGAACCTCGTCGGCTGGGTGCGGGTCCGGGTCAGCGGCCCGGCCGGCACTGAGGTCACCCTCCGCCACGCCGAGGTGCTCGAGCACGACGAGCTGGGCGTCCGGCCGCTGCGCAGCGCGCAGGCCACCGACCGGTTCGTGCTCAGCGGCGGGGACGACGTCTTCGAGCCCACCTTCACGTTCCACGGGTTCCGCTACGCCGAGGTCGACGGCTGGCCCGGCGAGCCGGCCGAGGGCGACCTCACCGCCGTCGTCGTCTCCTCCGACCTCGAGCGGATCGGGCAGTTCGCCTGCTCCGACGACCTGCTCAACCAGCTGCACAGCAACGCGGTCTGGGGCACGGTCGGCAACTTCCTCGACGTCCCCACCGACTGCCCGCAGCGCGACGAGCGGCTCGGCTGGACCGGTGACATCGCCGCCTTCACCCCGTCGGCCGCGTTCCTCTTCGACGTCGAGCCCTTCCTGCGGGACTGGCTGCGCGACCTCGCCGCCGAGCAGCAGGCGGCCGACGGCATGGTGGCCTTCGTCATCCCCGACGTCCTCAAGTACGTGACGAAGGACGACGCCCAGGCCACGTCCTTCCCCGCCCCCGACTCGACGGCCGTCTGGAGCGACGCCGCGGTCTGGGTCCCGTGGGCGCTCTGGCAGGCCTACGGCGACCGCCAGGTGCTGGTCGACCAGTTCGACTCCATGGCCGCGCACGTGCGGCGGGTCGAGACGCTGACGTCGCCGACCGGGCTGTGGGACACCGGCTTCCAGTTCGGCGACTGGCTGGACCCGACCGCGCCGCCGGAGAACCCGATCCTGGCCAAGGCCGACCACGGGGTGGTCGCCACCGCCTGCCTCTTCCGGAGCGCCACGATCGTGGCCGAGACGGCGGCGCTGCTCGGCCGCGCCGAGGACCAGGCCCACTTCACGGAGGTCGCCGCCCGCACCCGCGCCGCCTTCGCCGAGCACTACGTCGGGGCCGACGGCCACATCACCAGCGACGCCGTGACCGTCTACGCCCTGGCCATCGTGTTCGGCCTGGTCGAGGGCGAGCAGCGCCGGCTGGCCGGCGAGCGGCTGGTCGAGCTGGTCGACGAGGGCGGGTACCGCATCCTGACCGGTTTCGCCGGCACGCCCTTCGTCACCGACGCGCTGACCACGACCGGTCACCTCGACGACGCCTACCGGCTGCTGCTGCAGCAGGAGTGCCCGTCCTGGCTCTACCCCGTCACGATGGGCGCGACGACCATCTGGGAGCGCTGGGACTCGATGCTCCCCGACGGCAGCATCAACCCCGGCCAGATGACGAGCTTCAACCACTACGCGCTCGGGGCGGTCGTCGACTGGATGCACCGCACCCTCGGCGGGCTGGCCCCCCTGGAGCCCGGGTACGCGAAGGTGCTCGTCGCCCCGCAGCCCGGCGGTGGCATCACCTGGGCGAGGACCGCGCTGCAGACCCGGCACGGCCGCGTCGCGGTCTCCTGGTCGACCGAGGGGCCCGACGGGTTCTCCCTCGACGTCGAGCTGCCCGAGGGTGTCAGCGGCCTGGTGCGGCTCCCGGACGGCACGGAGCGCGAGATCGGGGCCGGGGAGCACCACCTGGCGGGGGAGCCCGCCACCGCCTGA